One Aggregicoccus sp. 17bor-14 genomic window, GACGTCGCGCTCTCGGGCGGCATCGACAAGCCCACGGTGGAGCCGGGCGCGAACATGACGGCGGACGGCAACCTCGAGCCGCTCGGCAGCAAGGGCAAGGGCATCGCGCACAACCAGGGCTACGACTCGGTGTACCCCACCGAGATGGTCGTGCTGTGGCGGCTCTCGCAGGGCACCGTGCCGCTGCTCTCGCGCGTGGTGGGCAAGAAGTACTTCATCCCGCTCACCGCCACGCAGTCGATGCGCATGCAGTCCAACTTCCACAAGAAGTGGATCATGCACATCAACCCGGACTGGAACCTCTAGGAGCCCGCATGCTCACCCGCTCCATCCGCAACGGCATGCGCCGCCAGGAGGGCCAGGCGCTCGTGATGGCCTGCCTGCTGATGCTGGTGCTCGCCATCGCCGTGCTGACCACGGTGAACATCGGCCACAACGTGAGCGAGCGCATCCGCCTGCAGAACACGGCGGACTCCGCTGCGTACTCCATGGCCGCCATGGAGGCGCGCGCCTTCAACTTCTACGCGTACGCGAACCGCACCCAGGTCTCGCACTACGTGTCCGCGATGATGTGGCAGTCGCTGCTCAGCCTCATCTACTTCGCGGAGGCCTTCTTCACGGACATGTACGGGTTCATGCGGACCCTCAGCCCGTGCGGAGGCAAGGGGAGCCTCTTCTGGAAGGTGGCCTGCAAGCTGCTCGAGGCCATTCCCGTCATCGGGGAGATCATCATCGCGATCGAGGAGGTCATCGACGTCTTCCGAACCGTGCTGGTGGGCTTCCAGGACATCGTGAAGGGGCTCAACCCGGACAAGATCATCGGCAAGTACGTCATCCCTGCGCACCGCACGCTCAACTCGGCGATGTTCTTCGCGTCGCAGGGGGTGATGTACTCGACCTCCACGCACATCCTGCAGACGGTGGACAGCCTCATTGCGCAGAACGACCCGGACCTGGACCCCAAGTTCTCCCAGGCGCTCTCGGGGCTCGCGAGCCAGTGCCTCTTCAACCGGGCGCACTTCGAGGAAGCCGGCGGCAGGCCCCTGGACCTCAAGCCCAAGAACCCCTTCAAGCCGCTGGACCCCAACGCCTACCAGGGCAACGACGACCGCACGGCGCGCGCCAAGCGGGTCATGGGCAACATCACCAACGCGAGCCGCTACCCCTGCGACTCCGAGGGCGGCGTGTGCCCCGAGGGCTTCGTCACCAGCCGCCAGCTCGGCGACCTGCTGCCGCTGCCGGACTCGCTCAAGGTCATCAAGAGCTTCCTCAACGGCTGCAGCGACACGTGGTGCAAGATGGGGCAGACGCGCTTCCTCACGCGCAACAACCCCAACGCGGACAAGGTGAGGAAGAGCAACAACTTCATCCGCGAGTGGAAGGACGGCCCCACCGTCCCCATGGGCATGCTGGCCCAGGGCGACAACATGGGCTCGGACGACATCTACTGGCTCAACATCGGCCCGGACAAGTTCGGCCTCGGCCCCATCAGCGTGGACAACCCCTTCTCGTGCGGCAAGAACGACAACCCCAACGAGTGCTGGGGCGATCCGCGCAAGGGGCTGGGCAACTCGAAGACCGAGTACACGCCCTACCGCAGCACGATGAAGACCAGCATCTGGGCGATGAACGAGTTCGAGAAGTCGCCGAGCAACGGCGGCGTGCACTGGCGCGTGAACTACGCCCAGAACTCGGAGGGCTGGGCCTGGCACCAGTCACCCAAGGGGCCCGAGAAGGACGTCGGGGTGAACGAGTCGAAGATCTCGCTCGCGCCGAAGGTGGAGATCTCCGTCTTCAGCGCCTTCGTGCGGCCGGTGGGTGACGGCAACCACCCGTGGAAGGGCATCGTCCCGTTCATGCATTTCGAGCCGATGGACTTCAGCAACGACAACTGCAGCCCCAGCGGCAAGCCCAACGACAAGCTCGCCGTGAGCCGCCACCGCGACTTCAACCAGCCCTCCACCTGGGTGGCCCTGAGCAAGAGCACCGCGCAGCTGCGCAACGAGAAGGACCCTTCGGCGGGCAACAACGTGCCGGCGCTGCTCAACGACCAGGGCACGCTGAAGTACAGCTTCGGCGGCTCGGGCGGCCAGACGCTGGTGATGGAGAACAACCGCAAGGGCTTCCTCGGCTACAGCAGCCCCTTCGTCATCGCGCGCGGGCAGACCTACTACCACCGGCCGGGCAACTGGGCGGAGCAGCCCAACTTCTTCAACCCGTACTGGCGCCCGCGCCTCGCCTCCGTCTACCAGGGCCTGGATCAGCTGCCCCTGCTGGACAAGGTGAAGGGCTTCCTCGGGCCCGCCAACGTGGCGCTGCCGAAGATCGTGACGCACTGAGAGGGCCGCCGATGCGATCGAACCCCGCCCGAAGCCTGCGCTCGCGCCGCGGCGCCGCCACCGTCGAGTTCGCGCTCGTGGTGCCGCTGCTCGTGGTCGTCCTGCTCTTCAGCATGTACCTGACCGAGCTGGTGCGCGCGAAGCTCAAGATGCACGAGGCCGCGCGCCACGCGGCCTGGGAGATGACGAGCTATCCCTTGAGCGACTTCGCCACCGGGGACCACGACAAGGCGTGGACGGAGGCGCACGACAAGGTCCACGAGGACGCCGTGAACCGCTTCGGCGACATGGACTCGGTGGAGGTGGACCTGCAGCCCAGCTTCATCGCGGACGTGAGCAACCTGCAGGTGACCATCGAGAAGAGCGAGATCCCCTTCATCGAGGCGGGGCTGGTGCTGGGCAATGACCCCGAGGGCGGCTGGGCCAGTGACGTGCTCGGCGCCGTGAACGGCGGCGCCAATTACCTGCTGGGCTTCTGGGGCTTCAACAAGGAGGGAATGGTCACCTCCCGCGTGAGGATGGACTTCAACAACCGGCTCCTGCCGCGCCACTACCTGGACGAGGGCGAGAGCGGCCTCTTCACCACGGACTTCACCGGCGGCCACGACCTGACCACGCTCACGCTCAACAGCCACCTCTCGCTCTACGCGGACTCGTGGGCCATGGCGGACGGCAAGGATGCCGTGGTGCGCTCGCGGCGCGCCGGCGCCCACCGCGACGGCGACCTGAGCAAGCCGCACGGCCTGTACAAGCAGGTGAGCCGCATGACCTTCCTGGGCCTGCGCGACAAGCTCAACAACGTGGGCATCGGGCAGGTGCTCGACTACATGGGCAAGGCGCTGCCCAACCCGCTGGGCACCTTCGTCATCGCGCGCAACTACGGTCCGCAGAACGCGGCCGACGCGCCGGACTGCGCCGGCATCCCGGGCTACCCCGGCTACGCGAACAACCCTTCGCAGGACGCGCGCGGCGGCCTGCAGAGCTTCTACCGCAAGGGCAAGTACGAGAACCTGGACGGCGACGACGTGTACCGTCCCCGCTGCTTCGACACCGCGCCCTTCCGCGACCGCATGGACTACAACAACAAGGGCTCGGACGGCCGCGACCTCAATGGCTACATGGCCATGTTCAAGTCGCGCGGGGAGTACTTCCTCGGGTGCAAGAACGCGCAGGCCGAGGACCCCTCCGAGCTCAACAGCAAGGAGGCCACCACGGCGGACGAGAACACCTCGGTGGTGAACTGTGAGTAGGGCGCTCGTTTTCATGGCGGCGCTGCTCCTCGCGGGACTCGCGCGCGCCGAGCAGCAGCTGCCCGTGTACCCGGGCGTGGTGCACACCCGCATCGGCAACGACCTGGTCATCGGCGGCGAGTTCTACCGGCTCGCGTACTTCACCACGACGGACCCGATGGAGCAGGTGGCGCGCTACTTCGAGAAGCAGTGGAAGGAGCAGGGCTACCCCACGGTGGTGGACGGGGACCTGCACGAGGAGGCGGTGGTCTCCGCGCTCTACACGCGCGAGGGGCTGCAGCGCGGCGTGGTGCTGCGCCGCCACGACGGCAAGACGCTGGGCTTCACGGTGCTGCGCGACCTGTGGGAGCGTCCGCCCGCCTCCGCCACGCCGGGCCTGGTGAAGCTGGAGGGCGCGATGTACAGCGCGGACGTGGGCAGCCGGGACGCGGACGGCGACTCGCAGCACCGCACCTCGCTCATCGAGCAGTCGCTCGCGAGCGTGCAGAAGGAGCTGGAGGCGAAGCTCGCGAGCGCGGGCTTCAGGCGCACGCGCGAGACGCGCCAGCAGGTGGACGGCCGGCCCCAGCTCACGCTGGAGTTCGCCTCCGGCGCGCAGCAGGTGGTGGCGAGCCTCACCGAGATGGAGCCGCAGCTCACCGCGGTGGTGCAGATGTCGGTGGGCTCGGACCGCCTGGACGGCGTCTCCAACGACGCGGCCGTGCGCGCGGGCAAGGCGAAGCGCGAGGAGAAGGGGGCCCAGCGATGAGGGCCCTGGTCCTCGGAGTGCTGCTCGCGGCGCTGCCTGCGCGCGCGCAGACGCCCCCGGCCGTGCGCACGCTGGTGGAGCACATGGCGCGCGGCATCCGCAAGACCCAGGTGGGCGACTGGGTCACCTACAAGCTGGATGGCGGCGGCAAGCGCGTGCACTACTGGCGGCTCGCGGCGGTGTCCGCGGAGAAGGACCGGCTGGGCCGCGACGCGCTGTGGATCGAGGTCGACATGGGCACCCACCCCGGCATGGCGGCGCCGCTCGCGCAGATGAAGATGCTGGTGGCGAAAGACGTGGGCCTCAGCGCGCAGGGCATCACGCGGCTCATCGT contains:
- a CDS encoding Tad domain-containing protein; its protein translation is MLTRSIRNGMRRQEGQALVMACLLMLVLAIAVLTTVNIGHNVSERIRLQNTADSAAYSMAAMEARAFNFYAYANRTQVSHYVSAMMWQSLLSLIYFAEAFFTDMYGFMRTLSPCGGKGSLFWKVACKLLEAIPVIGEIIIAIEEVIDVFRTVLVGFQDIVKGLNPDKIIGKYVIPAHRTLNSAMFFASQGVMYSTSTHILQTVDSLIAQNDPDLDPKFSQALSGLASQCLFNRAHFEEAGGRPLDLKPKNPFKPLDPNAYQGNDDRTARAKRVMGNITNASRYPCDSEGGVCPEGFVTSRQLGDLLPLPDSLKVIKSFLNGCSDTWCKMGQTRFLTRNNPNADKVRKSNNFIREWKDGPTVPMGMLAQGDNMGSDDIYWLNIGPDKFGLGPISVDNPFSCGKNDNPNECWGDPRKGLGNSKTEYTPYRSTMKTSIWAMNEFEKSPSNGGVHWRVNYAQNSEGWAWHQSPKGPEKDVGVNESKISLAPKVEISVFSAFVRPVGDGNHPWKGIVPFMHFEPMDFSNDNCSPSGKPNDKLAVSRHRDFNQPSTWVALSKSTAQLRNEKDPSAGNNVPALLNDQGTLKYSFGGSGGQTLVMENNRKGFLGYSSPFVIARGQTYYHRPGNWAEQPNFFNPYWRPRLASVYQGLDQLPLLDKVKGFLGPANVALPKIVTH
- a CDS encoding TadE/TadG family type IV pilus assembly protein, with translation MRSNPARSLRSRRGAATVEFALVVPLLVVVLLFSMYLTELVRAKLKMHEAARHAAWEMTSYPLSDFATGDHDKAWTEAHDKVHEDAVNRFGDMDSVEVDLQPSFIADVSNLQVTIEKSEIPFIEAGLVLGNDPEGGWASDVLGAVNGGANYLLGFWGFNKEGMVTSRVRMDFNNRLLPRHYLDEGESGLFTTDFTGGHDLTTLTLNSHLSLYADSWAMADGKDAVVRSRRAGAHRDGDLSKPHGLYKQVSRMTFLGLRDKLNNVGIGQVLDYMGKALPNPLGTFVIARNYGPQNAADAPDCAGIPGYPGYANNPSQDARGGLQSFYRKGKYENLDGDDVYRPRCFDTAPFRDRMDYNNKGSDGRDLNGYMAMFKSRGEYFLGCKNAQAEDPSELNSKEATTADENTSVVNCE